In Apis cerana isolate GH-2021 linkage group LG6, AcerK_1.0, whole genome shotgun sequence, the following are encoded in one genomic region:
- the LOC107999724 gene encoding sorbitol dehydrogenase codes for MAKDNLTAILYGINDIRLEQTPIEEPNQDEVLIQMGCVGICGSDVHYLVNGRIGDFVVHKPMIMGHESSGVVVKLGKNVKNLKVGDRVAIEPGVSCRYCKFCKEGRYNLCKEMVFCATPPVHGSLRRFYKHAADFCFKLPDHVSLAEGALLEPLSVGVHACKRANIGIGSKVLILGAGPIGLVSLLVAKAMGASKIVITDLMQSRLDLAKQLGANETLLIKKDDVEEKTVQKIIELFGEEPDKTIDACGAESSIRLAIFATKSGGVAVLVGMGPPEVRIPLINALIREVDIRGVFRYANDYADALDLLASRKIDVKPLITHNYKLEDTVQAFETSKSGQNVVKVMIHCN; via the exons gaaCAAACTCCGATCGAGGAACCAAACCAGGATG AGGTGCTCATTCAAATGGGCTGCGTTGGAATTTGCGGATCCGACGTTCATTATTTGGTGAACGGAAGAATCGGTGATTTTGTAGTGCACAAACCTATGATAATGGGCCATGAGTCTTCCGGAGTGGTCGTCAAACTtggaaaaaatgtgaaaaatttgaag GTTGGCGATAGAGTGGCCATCGAACCTGGAGTATCCTGTAGATATTGTAAGTTTTGTAAGGAAGGACGTTACAACTTGTGCAAAGAAATGGTATTTTGCGCTACTCCTCCAGTGCATGGTAGCCTGAGACGTTTCTACAAACATGCCGCTGATTTTTGCTTCAA ATTACCGGATCACGTGTCACTGGCTGAAGGAGCACTGTTGGAACCGTTGTCGGTCGGTGTTCATGCTTGCAAACGTGCGAACATTGGCATCGGttcaaaagttttaattttgggAGCCGGACCTATCGGTTTGGTATCGTTATTAGTAGCAAAAGCTATGGGAGCTAGTAAAATTGTTATCACCG ATCTGATGCAAAGTAGATTAGATCTTGCGAAACAACTCGGTGCTAACGAAacgttattgataaaaaaagatgatgtGGAGGAAAAGActgtacaaaaaattattgaactttTTGGAGAAGAACCGGACAAGACAATTGATGCTTGTGGAGCTGAGTCTTCGATACGCTTAGCAATTTtc gcGACTAAATCCGGCGGAGTGGCTGTTTTAGTAGGAATGGGCCCACCAGAAGTTCGAATTCCATTGATAAATGCACTCATAAGAGAAGTTGATATTAGAGGTGTATTTCGATATGCAAACGA TTATGCCGACGCATTGGATCTCTTGGCTTCCCGAAAAATAGATGTGAAACCATTGATAACgcacaattataaattagaagatACTGTTCAAGCTTTCGAGACTTCGAAGTCGGGCCAGAATGTTGTCAAAGTTATGATacattgcaattaa